A window from Spirochaetales bacterium encodes these proteins:
- a CDS encoding AAA family ATPase, which produces AIRAVSDAIRRNKAGLSDIAKPLGTFMFIGPTGVGKTELAKTLAEFLFDDEKALTRIDMSEYMEKHTVSRLIGAPPGYVGYEEGGQLTEAVRRRPYSVVLFDEIEKAHADVFNVLLQLLDEGRLTDGQGRIVDFKNSIIIMTSNIGSDLIQAAKNIDEVKADIDTLLKATFKPEFLNRIDETITFKRLGKKEILSIVDIQIGYLRERLKEKKMTIEVSDDAKAYLAEIGYDPQFGARPLKRTIQNLIQNPLAKQILAGNINEGDAVIVGKAKDGLAFRKKKS; this is translated from the coding sequence GCGATCAGGGCGGTTTCGGACGCGATCCGCCGGAACAAGGCCGGCCTTTCGGATATCGCCAAACCGCTCGGTACCTTTATGTTCATCGGGCCCACCGGTGTCGGAAAGACGGAACTCGCGAAAACACTCGCAGAGTTTCTCTTTGATGACGAAAAGGCCCTGACCCGGATCGATATGAGTGAATACATGGAAAAACATACCGTCTCCCGGTTGATCGGAGCGCCCCCCGGATATGTCGGATACGAGGAAGGGGGCCAGCTTACGGAGGCGGTCAGACGCAGACCGTATTCGGTGGTACTCTTCGACGAGATCGAAAAGGCGCATGCCGATGTCTTCAATGTACTTCTCCAGCTTCTCGACGAAGGAAGGCTCACCGACGGCCAGGGACGTATCGTCGATTTCAAAAACAGTATCATCATTATGACGAGTAATATCGGAAGCGATCTTATCCAGGCTGCGAAGAATATCGATGAGGTCAAGGCCGATATCGACACCCTTCTCAAAGCAACGTTCAAGCCGGAGTTTTTGAACAGGATCGACGAGACGATCACCTTCAAGCGTCTCGGTAAAAAGGAAATACTATCCATCGTCGATATCCAGATCGGATATCTCAGAGAACGCCTCAAAGAAAAAAAGATGACCATCGAAGTGAGTGACGATGCAAAAGCCTATCTCGCCGAGATCGGGTATGATCCGCAATTCGGTGCGCGTCCGCTGAAACGGACGATTCAGAACCTGATCCAGAATCCCCTGGCTAAACAGATTCTCGCCGGGAACATCAACGAGGGGGATGCGGTTATCGTCGGAAAGGCAAAGGACGGCCTCGCGTTCAGGAAGAAGAAATCATAA